The following proteins are encoded in a genomic region of Pseudorca crassidens isolate mPseCra1 chromosome 1, mPseCra1.hap1, whole genome shotgun sequence:
- the IMP3 gene encoding U3 small nucleolar ribonucleoprotein protein IMP3 has protein sequence MVRKLKFHEQKLLKQVDFLNWEVTDHNLHELRVLRRYRLQRREDYTRYNQLSRAVRELARRLRDLPERDPFRVRSSAALLDKLYALGLIPTRGSLELCDFVTASSFCRRRLPTVLLKLRMAQHLQAAVAFVEQGHVRVGPDVVTDPAFLVTRSMEDFVTWVDSSKIKRHVLEYNEERDDFDLEA, from the coding sequence ATGGTGCGGAAGCTTAAGTTCCACGAGCAGAAGCTGCTGAAGCAGGTGGACTTCCTGAACTGGGAGGTCACCGATCACAACTTGCACGAGCTGCGCGTGTTGCGGCGTTATCGGCTGCAACGGCGCGAGGACTACACGCGCTACAACCAGCTGAGCCGTGCTGTGCGCGAGCTGGCGCGGCGCCTGCGGGACCTGCCGGAGCGCGACCCGTTTCGCGTGCGCTCCTCGGCCGCGCTGCTGGACAAACTGTATGCTCTCGGCCTAATCCCCACGCGCGGGTCTCTGGAGCTCTGCGATTTCGTCACAGCCTCGTCCTTCTGCCGCCGCCGCCTGCCCACCGTGCTCCTTAAGCTGCGCATGGCGCAGCACCTCCAGGCCGCCGTGGCATTCGTGGAGCAGGGTCACGTGCGCGTGGGCCCCGACGTGGTCACCGACCCCGCCTTCCTTGTCACGCGCAGCATGGAGGACTTCGTCACCTGGGTTGACTCGTCCAAGATCAAGCGGCACGTGCTGGAGTACAATGAGGAGCGTGATGACTTCGATCTGGAAGCCTAG